The following coding sequences are from one Capsicum annuum cultivar UCD-10X-F1 chromosome 3, UCD10Xv1.1, whole genome shotgun sequence window:
- the LOC107861951 gene encoding TSET complex member tstD: MLLAVLFSNSEGNILVERFNGVPTEERLHWRSFLVKLGAENLKGIKNEELLVACHKSVYIVYTVLGDVSIYVVGKDEYDELALSEAIFVITSALKDICGKPPTERLFLDKYGKICLCLDEIVWTGLLENIDKDRIKRLVRLKPPTEF, from the exons ATGCTTCTGGCGGTCTTATTTTCCAACTCCGAGGGGAACATCCTCGTCGAACG TTTTAATGGAGTACCAACAGAGGAGCGTCTGCATTGGAGGTCCTTCTTAGTTAAGCTGGGTGCGGAGAATCTTAAAGGGATCAAGAATGAAGAACTCCTAGTGGCTTGCCACAA GTCTGTTTACATCGTATACACTGTACTTGGAGATGTCAGCATCTATGTTGTAGGAAAGGATGAGTATGATGAACTTGCGT TGTCTGAAGCAATCTTTGTTATAACATCTGCTCTCAAGGATATATGTGGAAAACCTCCAACGGAGAGGCTTTTCCTGGATAAGTATGGAAAGATTTGCTTGTGCCTGGATGAAATTGTGTGGACG GGGTTGCTGGAGAACATTGACAAAGATAGAATCAAGAGGCTTGTTAGGTTGAAACCACCAACAGAATTTTGA